In Silene latifolia isolate original U9 population chromosome 3, ASM4854445v1, whole genome shotgun sequence, a single window of DNA contains:
- the LOC141649233 gene encoding uncharacterized protein LOC141649233 yields MDELSSSRTMIHGFNLNGEHAVGMIRVNLTMGDLSSNTLFHVIDGKTSFKLLLGRPWKHENGVVASTLHQCLKYYRGGEKKIDGDAKPFSKVESFFADAKFFEENGTSSEFMPTTISSTGKGGKREKNIIKEDAAASPAKENVVKKDADKTCKTATPVASPKKQETTQKTTPPVLRYIPKSRRKDGESPFVECLTPKTEPKDKKSGHVIKQEWVAKVVTLLPSSSQTKIVRPPPTGFVCSSSQPSSEENKGIFDSNAYKLLAKAGYDFTNPTPLVKVIEVEPYSLNKAQHEVFKQDGSFMVTRAGLGYESPAPVKIGARRKGANTSSQHITVEEVEENEEEEEKMHSSSVFDRISPPAGKSRPSVFTKLGRPSAPIKHTSVFARLGNQDESEVKTSTPSLHTSKKCTIHDRLGASSKTVFSRLGAPKNNIDEGRPLSTSAKQNEEEVRVSDDMRSAIPSRMKRMQVVDIIQHESLKARRRVLVLTGQQKNAEELVTSFSRPCDAKKSSDLEITTSSYHITVEEIPDENEEVEADEAPETLEDGGQSTVDELKELNLGTTEDPCPIYVSALLTKEEEEEYYKLLVEYKDVFAWSYKEMPGLSPKVAVHRLAIKKGTNPKKQPQRHFRPELVPEIEKEVNKLIEAGFIREVRYSTWIANIVPVRKKNGQLRICVDFRDLNDACPKDDFPLPVTELMIDATTGHEALSFMDCTAGYNQIHMAPEDQEATGFRTPKGIFCYTVMPFGLKNAGATYQRAMQKIFDDMLHKTIECYVDDVVVKSKKREDHIKDLRAVFERLRKCQLKMNPLKCAFGVTYGKFLGFVVRQRGIEIDQTKIKAINEMPEPKTLKELRGLQGRLAYIRRFISNLAGRCQPFSHLMKKDAPFQWDEKCKNAFDSIKKYLASAPVLRAPVPGKPLVLYIAAQERSLGGMCAQEIEDRKERSLYYLSCTLVGAELNYSPIEKICLALVFAIQKLRHKMQAHTIHVVSKADPIKYILSRPVLSGRLAKWAVLLKQYDLVFVPQKTVKGQAIADFFADHPVPAE; encoded by the coding sequence ATGGATGAACTCTCTAGTAGTCGAACAatgattcatggtttcaacttgaatgggGAGCATGCAGTTGGTATGATCCGCGTGAACCTTACAATGGGTGATCTGTCTTCTAACACATTGTTTCATGTCATAGATGGCAAGACATCATTCAAATTGTTGCTAGGACGACCTTGGAAGCACGAGAATGGAGTTGTCgcctcaaccctccatcaatgcTTGAAGTATTATCGTGGTGGCGAAAAGAAAATAGACGGAGATGCAAAACCCTTCTCTAAGGTTGAATCTTTCTTCGCGGATGCAAAATTCTTTGAAGAGAATGGTACTTCTAGTGAAttcatgccaaccaccatctcttcaaCAGGAAAAGGAGGTAAGCGGGAAAAGAACATCATCAAAGAAGATGCTGCTGCAAGTCCTGCTAAAGAAAATGTTGTTAAGAAAGATGCAGACAAGACCTGCAAAACAGCTACTCCTGTTGCATCACCCAAGAAGCAAGAGACTACGCAGAAAACTACACCACCCGTACTACGCTACATCCCGAAGTCTCGCCGTAAAGATGGGGAAAGTCCTTTTGTAGAGTGTCTGACACCAAAGACAGAGCCTAAGGATAAAAAGTCAGGTCATGTGATCAAGCAGGAGTGGGTGGCCAAAGTCGTTACACTTCTACCAAGTTCATCCCAAACGAAGATTGTGAGACCTCCTCCAACTGGTTTCGTTTGTTCATCCAGTCAACCATCAAGTGAGGAAAACAAGGGGATAtttgattccaatgcttacaagctaCTGGCAAAGGCTGGATATGACTTTACAAATCCGACTCCTCTCGTCAAAGTTATAGAAGTTGAGCCGTATAGTCTTAACAAAGCGCAACATGAAGTGTTCAAGCAAGATGGGAGCTTCATGGTGACCagggccgggctcggatatgaatCTCCTGCACCTGTGAAGATTGGTGCTCGTAGAAAAGGGGCTAATACATCTTCTCAGCACATCACAGTGGAAGAGgtcgaagaaaatgaagaagaagaagaaaagatgcatTCATCTTCAGTCTTTGATCGAATAAGTCCACCTGCAGGAAAGTCTCGTCCTTCCGTATTTACAAAGCTTGGAAGGCCAAGTGCTCCAATCAAACACACTTCTGTCTTCGCTAGGCTTGGCAATCAAGATGAAAGTGAAGTCAAAACATCAACGCCCTCGTTGCACACAAGCAAGAAATGCACAATCCATGATCGCTTGGGCGCTTCATCAAAAACGGTCTTCAGTCGACTAGGGGCTCCCAAGAATAATATTGATgagggtcgtcctctctcaacttctgcaaaacaaaatgaagaagaagtaagAGTAAGTGATGACATGAGAAGCGCAATACCATCTCGCATGAAGCGTATGCAAGTAGTGGATATCATCCAGCATGAGTCACTCAAAGCAAGGAGGCGCGTACTAGTTCTTACTGGTCAGCAAAAGAATGCCGAAGAGCTTGTGACTTCATTTTCACGTCCCTGTGATGCAAAGAAGTCAAGTGACTTAGAAATTACAACGTCGTCATATCACATCACAGTAGAAGAGATACCTGACGAGAACGAAGAAGTTGAGGCAGACGAGGCCCCTGAGACACTTGAAGACGGGGGGCAATCGACTGTGGATGAACTCAAGGAACTCAACTTGGGAACTACTGAAGATCCTTGCCCCATTTATGTTAGTGCTCTACTgactaaagaagaagaagaggagtactacaagttgttggtcgagtacaaagatgtcttcgcttgGAGCTATAAAGAGATGCCTGGACTCAGCCCAAAAGTTGCAGTTCATCGTCTAGCAATCAAGAAGGGCACCAATCCCAAAAAGCAGCCTCAACGTCATTTCAGGCCAGAGCTTGTACCTGAAATTGAAAAGGAAGTCAACAAACTCATAGAAGCAGGTTTCATTCGCGAAGTCAGATATTCTACCTGGATAGCAAACATTGTCCCAGTCAGAAAGAAGAATGGACAATTGCGCATATGTGTCGACTTCAGAGACCTTAATGATGCATGCCCGAAGGATGATTTCCCTTTGCCAGTTACAGAATTGATGATTGACGCAACCACTGGTCATGAAGCACTCTCATTCATGGATTGTACGGCTGGTTATAATCAAATACATATGGCACCTGAAGATCAAGAAGCAACAGGTTTTCGAACCCCAAAAGGAATCttctgctacacggtcatgccgtttggattgaagaatgCTGGCGCTACGTACCAACGCGCAATGCAAAAGATCTTCGATGACATGCTGCATAAAACAATAGAGTGTTATGTTGATGATGTGGTTgtaaaatcaaagaaaagagaagaccatatcaaagaccttcgagccgtctttgaaagacttagaaaatgtcaactcaagatgaatccactCAAGTGTGCATTTGGCGTCACATATGGGAAGTTCTTAGGGTTTGTGGTCAGGCAGAGAGGCATTGAAATTGatcaaacaaaaatcaaagccaTCAACGAAATGCCGGAACCAAAGACGTTGAAAGAGTTGCGCGGATTGCAGGGACGTTTGGCATACATTCGGAGATTCATATCTAACCTAGCAGGACGTTGCCAACCATTCAGccatctcatgaaaaaggatgctccattCCAATGGGATGAAAAGTGCAAAAATGCTTTTGATAGCATCAAGAAGTACTTGGCCAGTGCACCAGTGCTGAGGGCACCAGTTCCAGGAAAGCCGCTTGTCCTCTACATCGCTGCACAAGAGCGCTCACTGGGGGGAATGTgtgctcaagaaattgaagaccgcAAGGAGAGATCACTCTACTACTTGAGTTGTACCTTGGTGGGAGCTGAATTAAATTACTCGCCCATAGAGAAAATATGTCTTGCTCTGGTGTTCGCCATCCAGAAGTTGAGACACAAAATGCAGGCGCATACCATACACGTGGTCTCAAAAGCTgatccaatcaagtacatactctcaagACCAGTCTTGTCTGGAAGACTTGCGAAATGGGCAGTGTTACTTAAGCAGTACGACTTGGTGTTCGTGCCTCAAAAGACTGTGAAAGGTCAAGCTATCGCCGACTTCTTTGCTGATCATCCAGTGCCAGCAGAGTAG
- the LOC141649234 gene encoding uncharacterized protein LOC141649234, giving the protein MAEYQALILGLQMAIEIGVRDMDIYGDSKLVVNQVLGEYEVKKEDLIPYHQRALQLLNQLDDIHVGHVPRSANKLADALPNLAATLALGAEESMQVPVCNRWVVSFLEGEENVDTTNMICVYAVDEDDWRQPIIDFLDHQKLPDDPRHKVEIRRRASKFIHYKGTLYRCSFSGQWLRCLSKDEAVEAMHEAHSGICGAHQSGPKLHDRVQRMGYYWPTMVQDYMDFAKKCEPCQFYANFIHQPPKPLHPTVCSWPFEA; this is encoded by the coding sequence ATGGCAGAATACCAAGCTCTCATACTCGGCCTTCAAATGGCGATCGAAATAGGTGTCAGGGATATGGACATATATGGAGACTCAAAGCTGGTGGTCAACCAAGTCCTTGGAGAATATGAAGTGaaaaaggaagacttgattccCTACCATCAACGGGCATTACAACTGCTGAATCAACTTGACGACATCCATGTTGGTCATGTACCAAGGAGTGCTAATAAGTTGGCCGACGCGCTTCCTAATCTTGCAGCCACTTTGGCACTGGGGGCAGAAGAGTCTATGCAAGTCCCAGTCTGCAATCGTTGGGTAGTATCATTTCTTGAAGGAGAAGAAAATGTAGATACAACCAACATGATATGCGTCTACGCAGTCGATGAAGATGACTGGCGTCAACCTATCATTGATTTCTTGGACCACCAAAAACTACCCGACGATCCCAGACACAAGGTTGAGATACGTCGACGTGCTTCAAAGTTTATTCACTATAAAGGGACGCTCTACAGATGTTCTTTCTCAGGCCAATGGTTGAGGTGTCTAAGCAAGGACGAAGCTGTTGAAGCAATGCATGAAGCCCACTCTGGAATTTGTGGCGCTCATCAATCTGGGCCTAAACTTCATGATCGCGTACAGAGAATGGGGTATTACTGGCCAACCATGGTACAAGATTATATGGACTTCGCGAAAAAATGTGAACCCTGTCAGTTCTACGCAAAC